The proteins below are encoded in one region of Microbacterium pygmaeum:
- the glnA gene encoding type I glutamate--ammonia ligase: MFKDSSEVLKFIKDEDVKFLDIRFTDLPGVQQHFNIPASTVDEEFFTVGQLFDGSSIRGFANIHESDMQLIPDVTTAYLDQFREAKTLIMIFDIYNPRNGEIYHKDPRQVAKKAEKYLASTGIADTAFFAPEAEFYIFDDVRYSVTQNSSFYSVDSEEGAWNTGREEEGGNLANKTPYKGGYFPVSPVDKTADLRDDITLKLIEAGFTLERSHHEVGTGGQQEINYRFDTMVHSADDILKFKYIVKNTAEQWGKVATFMPKPLFGDNGSGMHTHQSLWLDGSPLFYDEKGYGGLSDTARWYIGGLLAHAPAVLAFTNPTINSYKRLVKGYEAPVNLVYSAGNRSAAIRIPITGSNPKAKRIEFRAPDASGNPYLAFAAQMMAGLDGILNRIEPHEPVDKDLYELPPEEAKNIPQVPNSLLDSLEALRADNEFLTRGNVFTPELIETWIEYKIENEIKPIAARPHPFEYELYFGV; this comes from the coding sequence ATGTTCAAAGATTCATCCGAGGTGCTGAAGTTCATCAAGGACGAGGACGTGAAGTTCCTCGACATCCGGTTCACGGATCTCCCTGGTGTCCAGCAGCATTTCAACATCCCCGCATCGACCGTCGACGAAGAGTTCTTCACCGTCGGTCAGCTCTTCGACGGCTCCTCCATCCGAGGCTTCGCGAACATCCACGAGTCCGACATGCAGCTCATCCCGGATGTCACCACCGCGTACCTGGATCAGTTCCGCGAGGCGAAGACGCTCATCATGATCTTCGACATCTACAACCCGCGCAACGGCGAGATCTACCACAAGGACCCGCGTCAGGTCGCCAAGAAGGCCGAGAAGTATCTCGCCTCCACCGGCATCGCCGACACCGCGTTCTTCGCCCCAGAGGCCGAGTTCTACATCTTCGACGATGTGCGCTACTCGGTCACCCAGAACTCCAGCTTCTACAGCGTCGACTCCGAAGAGGGCGCATGGAACACCGGCCGCGAGGAAGAAGGCGGGAACCTCGCCAACAAGACCCCGTACAAGGGCGGCTACTTCCCGGTCAGCCCGGTAGACAAGACTGCGGACCTGCGCGATGACATCACCCTCAAGCTGATCGAGGCGGGCTTCACGCTCGAGCGCTCCCATCACGAGGTGGGCACCGGCGGTCAGCAGGAGATCAACTACCGCTTCGACACGATGGTGCACTCGGCGGATGACATCCTGAAGTTCAAGTACATCGTCAAGAACACCGCCGAGCAGTGGGGCAAGGTCGCGACCTTCATGCCCAAGCCGCTGTTCGGCGACAACGGCTCCGGCATGCACACGCACCAGTCGCTGTGGCTCGACGGCTCGCCGCTCTTCTACGACGAGAAGGGCTACGGCGGTCTGTCCGACACGGCGCGCTGGTACATCGGCGGCCTGCTCGCCCACGCTCCGGCGGTGCTCGCGTTCACCAACCCGACGATCAACTCGTACAAGCGCCTGGTCAAGGGCTACGAGGCGCCGGTCAACCTGGTGTACTCGGCCGGCAACCGCTCGGCTGCCATCCGCATCCCGATCACGGGTTCCAACCCGAAGGCGAAGCGGATAGAGTTCCGCGCGCCGGATGCCTCGGGCAACCCGTATCTCGCGTTCGCCGCGCAGATGATGGCGGGTCTGGACGGCATCCTGAACCGCATCGAGCCGCACGAGCCCGTCGACAAGGACCTGTACGAGCTTCCCCCCGAGGAGGCCAAGAACATCCCCCAGGTTCCCAACTCGCTGCTGGACTCGCTTGAGGCGCTGCGCGCCGACAACGAGTTCCTGACGCGCGGGAACGTGTTCACGCCCGAGCTCATCGAGACGTGGATCGAGTACAAGATCGAGAACGAGATCAAGCCGATCGCTGCGCGCCCGCACCCGTTCGAGTACGAGCTGTACTTCGGCGTCTAG
- a CDS encoding RDD family protein: protein MPDELAPGAYPGERLGLPQTGPGSLAPIGRRVWAIIIDWACAVLISIAFFSYDALATTLIFVIVQSLFIPTIGGSPGHRLLGMRVQRVTGGWTGLWRPIVRSVLLALVIPAVIWDADNRGVHDKAAGTVLIRS from the coding sequence ATGCCAGATGAGCTCGCCCCCGGCGCCTACCCCGGAGAACGGCTCGGGTTGCCGCAGACCGGCCCGGGAAGTCTCGCCCCGATCGGTCGACGCGTCTGGGCGATCATCATCGACTGGGCTTGCGCGGTGCTGATCTCGATTGCGTTCTTCTCGTACGACGCGCTGGCGACGACGTTGATCTTCGTGATCGTGCAGTCGCTGTTCATCCCGACGATCGGCGGCAGCCCCGGTCATCGACTCCTGGGCATGCGCGTCCAGCGGGTGACCGGCGGGTGGACAGGCCTGTGGCGCCCGATCGTGCGCAGCGTGCTGCTGGCGCTGGTCATCCCAGCCGTCATCTGGGATGCGGACAACCGAGGCGTCCACGACAAGGCCGCCGGGACGGTCCTCATCCGGTCCTGA
- a CDS encoding DUF4191 domain-containing protein, which produces MAARSTAPEKRPGFFSQIRTLFTFTRKAYPWLPWLLVGIFVVGIGLGVGFGLLIPPFAIWSLVLWGITGLMLGILASLMTMTRLSTKAMYKQIDGMPGAAGHVMSTSLGRNWQSSEMPVGVNPKTQEAVYRAIGRGGIVIVGEGARGRLTRLVNDERSKAQRVATGVPVHVIYVGHGEDEVPIGKLASTVKSFPKKIDRATMAAVIKRLDSVSQSLASLPIPKGIDPTKARAPRPR; this is translated from the coding sequence ATGGCAGCACGCAGTACCGCGCCCGAGAAGCGTCCGGGCTTCTTCTCGCAGATCCGCACCCTCTTCACGTTCACCCGCAAGGCGTACCCGTGGCTGCCCTGGCTGCTGGTCGGCATCTTCGTCGTGGGTATCGGCCTCGGCGTCGGCTTCGGTCTCCTGATTCCGCCGTTCGCGATCTGGAGCCTCGTGCTCTGGGGCATCACGGGCCTCATGCTCGGCATCCTCGCCTCGTTGATGACGATGACGCGTCTGTCGACGAAGGCGATGTACAAGCAGATCGATGGGATGCCGGGGGCCGCCGGACATGTGATGTCGACATCCCTCGGTCGCAACTGGCAGTCCAGCGAGATGCCGGTCGGGGTGAACCCGAAGACGCAGGAGGCGGTGTACCGCGCCATCGGCCGCGGCGGGATCGTCATCGTCGGCGAGGGCGCTCGCGGGCGGCTGACCCGTCTGGTCAACGACGAGCGGTCGAAGGCGCAGCGGGTCGCGACCGGTGTGCCGGTCCACGTCATCTACGTCGGCCACGGCGAGGACGAGGTCCCGATCGGGAAGCTCGCATCCACGGTCAAGTCCTTCCCGAAGAAGATCGACCGCGCCACGATGGCGGCCGTCATCAAGCGCCTCGATTCCGTGTCGCAGTCCCTGGCATCCCTGCCGATCCCCAAGGGCATCGATCCCACGAAGGCGCGCGCGCCCCGACCTCGCTGA
- the sucB gene encoding 2-oxoglutarate dehydrogenase, E2 component, dihydrolipoamide succinyltransferase, with amino-acid sequence MSTSVVLPALGESVTEGTVTRWLKQVGDSIEADEGLLEISTDKVDTEIPSPISGVLEEILVQEDETVEVGAVLAKIGDGSSAPAGGEAPAAEPAAAEAAPAAEPAPAAEPAPAEPAPAAEAEPAPAVQAAPASSEGKDVVLPELGESVTEGTVTRWLKSLGDTVAVDDALLEISTDKVDTEIPSPFAGTLQQIFVQEDETVAVGSPLARIGEGAAPAAEPAPAAPEPAAEAAPAEAAPAAAPAPAAVAAPAPAAAPAPAPAAAPAPAAAPAAAAAPAPAPTPAAPAPGLSSDDSDGVSYVTPLVRRLAQQQGVDLASVTGTGVGGRIRKEDVLKAAEAASAPAPASAPAEAAAPAAVEISPLRGTTQPMSRLRKVLAERAVASMQATAQLTTVVEVDVTKLASYRDAVKGDFQAKTGDKLSFLPFFALAAAEALQSNPVINSTVDGTNIVYPASENLSIAVDTERGLLTPVLRDAASKNIAEIAHEIADLAARTRDNKLKPDELGGGTFTLTNTGSRGALFDTPVVFLPQSAILGTGVVVKRPGLVSVDGKDAIAIRSYVYLALSYDHRVIDGADAARFLGSVKKRLEDAAFSGQLGI; translated from the coding sequence ATGAGCACTTCCGTCGTCCTCCCCGCGCTCGGCGAGAGCGTCACCGAGGGAACGGTCACCCGCTGGCTCAAGCAGGTGGGCGACAGCATCGAGGCCGATGAGGGACTGCTGGAGATCTCGACCGACAAGGTCGACACCGAGATCCCCTCCCCGATCAGCGGGGTGCTCGAAGAGATCCTGGTCCAGGAAGACGAGACCGTCGAGGTCGGCGCCGTCCTCGCCAAGATCGGGGACGGCAGCAGCGCACCCGCGGGCGGCGAAGCGCCTGCCGCCGAGCCGGCCGCCGCTGAGGCGGCTCCCGCCGCTGAGCCCGCTCCCGCCGCTGAGCCCGCACCGGCCGAGCCCGCACCCGCCGCTGAAGCCGAGCCGGCGCCCGCCGTCCAGGCGGCTCCCGCTTCGAGCGAGGGCAAGGACGTCGTCCTCCCCGAGCTGGGAGAGAGCGTGACCGAGGGTACGGTCACCCGCTGGCTCAAGAGCCTCGGCGACACGGTCGCCGTGGATGACGCCCTCCTGGAGATCTCGACCGACAAGGTCGACACCGAGATCCCCTCGCCGTTCGCCGGCACGCTGCAGCAGATCTTCGTGCAGGAGGATGAGACCGTCGCCGTCGGCTCGCCGCTTGCCCGCATCGGCGAGGGTGCTGCTCCCGCTGCCGAGCCCGCTCCAGCTGCTCCCGAGCCCGCCGCCGAAGCGGCTCCGGCCGAGGCTGCACCCGCAGCCGCTCCGGCTCCTGCAGCCGTTGCCGCGCCCGCCCCGGCTGCCGCGCCCGCGCCTGCCCCGGCTGCCGCGCCCGCTCCGGCTGCAGCGCCCGCCGCGGCTGCAGCGCCCGCCCCGGCTCCGACTCCGGCCGCCCCGGCGCCTGGGCTCTCGTCCGACGACTCGGACGGCGTCTCCTACGTCACCCCCTTGGTCCGCCGGCTCGCCCAGCAGCAGGGTGTCGACCTTGCGAGCGTCACCGGCACCGGTGTCGGCGGCCGCATCCGCAAGGAAGATGTCCTCAAGGCCGCTGAGGCCGCGTCGGCGCCCGCCCCCGCGTCGGCTCCGGCGGAAGCCGCCGCGCCGGCAGCAGTGGAGATCTCGCCCCTGCGCGGGACGACGCAGCCGATGTCGCGTCTGCGCAAGGTGCTCGCAGAGCGCGCGGTGGCATCGATGCAGGCCACGGCGCAGCTCACCACGGTCGTCGAGGTGGACGTGACGAAGCTCGCGTCGTACCGTGATGCCGTCAAGGGCGACTTCCAGGCGAAGACCGGCGACAAGCTCTCGTTCCTGCCCTTCTTCGCGCTGGCTGCGGCCGAGGCGCTCCAGTCGAACCCGGTGATCAACTCCACGGTCGACGGCACGAACATCGTCTACCCGGCGTCGGAGAACCTCTCCATCGCCGTGGACACCGAGCGCGGGCTGCTCACTCCGGTCCTGCGCGATGCGGCATCGAAGAACATCGCCGAGATCGCCCATGAGATCGCCGACCTGGCCGCACGGACGCGCGACAACAAGCTCAAGCCGGACGAGCTCGGCGGAGGAACGTTCACTCTGACCAACACCGGCTCGCGCGGTGCGCTGTTCGACACGCCCGTCGTCTTCCTGCCGCAGTCCGCGATCCTGGGCACCGGCGTGGTCGTCAAGCGCCCTGGGCTGGTCTCGGTCGACGGCAAGGACGCGATCGCGATCCGCTCGTACGTGTACCTCGCGCTCTCGTACGACCACCGGGTGATCGACGGTGCTGACGCCGCCCGTTTCCTCGGCTCGGTCAAGAAGCGTCTCGAGGACGCCGCCTTCTCGGGACAGCTCGGTATCTGA